The region TACTATAAATATTAATATTTTCTTGTATATATTTGATCAAAGTTAAAAATAGTTGACTCGTTGAAAAGCGAGAACGACAACTACTTTAGGGAGTATGCCTAGATACATAGCATCGTAGCTTTTATCTATccagaaaagccaaaacgacttATCATCGTTATcatttgaaacataggatgaGTGCATACCTTCTGTCTGCTGGTGCAAAAGCTAGAGACACAAGTTGAGGTGGATAAGTTACTTAGATGAAGACATATTCAGGAACATCAAGATTGAGAAAGATAGGGAGAGATATAGCGgtgagaagaaaaaggacatATATTATTGTATCATGAGTGGAGGAAATATCAATTACATACAGAATTGATCATAATTCGTGTTTAAATTGAAAAATTTAGAATCACGAGGAGCATCTTGACATGGGTGACAAACTCCCCACCAGCACATAGCTGTTTAGTGTGGAAAGCGGCATCACAATTAAAGGCAATGTAGCAGAGCATCTCCACCCATACCATCGCGATCATGTCCCAGCgacccacctcctcccctattCGAAGGAACTCCCGTGAGATTTTGTTAGCTTCTGAAAACACAACATCGTGGATATTCTGGATAGGCCTCCCATCAACTTTTTGGTAAATTATGATATCCAAATTGTTCAGCAATGTCCGTCGAATGCCATTGAGACTGTCAATATCGTACACAGTGACCATTGCTTTGCACTTGACAAGAAGATACATGACGTAATTTGATAACTCCCGGATCGAGCTTTTCAACTTATAATCcttactactactactactactactagcaGTAGTAGTGGTGGTGTCAGTGTCAGCCTGATCATCTAGAGTAGCAGTAGCAGGGGTGGTGTCAGTGTCAGCCTGATCATCTCGTAGGCATAGCTCTGTAACTATGTGCCAAAGAAAAACACTTTCCACAAACCCCAAATCTTGGAACATACTAACCTCAGGTGCTCGTTGTGGTGCTTCACtgctttcttttttcttctttgtTCTCCCGAGGACCTCGATGAGGTTATTGACGAGCTGCACTACTTTGGGCAGCCTGCTCTGGCTGAATAAGTGAGGATAGACCCACAGTTGAGCCCACTGGCCATGGAATTTGGTCAAGTCCAACTCCGATCGTCTAGATGAAATGGCATCTAATGTCTGGAGCATTTTATGAAGGACTAGATTCTTTAGGTCTGCAGATACTTCGACAGGCTTGGTGCAGGCTCGTCCTTCAATGCCGACACGACGCTTCATCCATTCCAGCCATCCTGCAGTAGTTTGTCTCTCCTGGATGCACCAGTCAACCATGTTCAACTGTTGCATCTTCCCTGACCACTCCACTCTGCTTTCTACACGACTGAGACATTTGATGATGCTGTACAATACGCTGTCTGCAACAGACGAGGTTCTGCATCCATACGCCCCGTGGGCATTCATTCAGATACGGCCATAAGAATGTGAAACTGAAATTCTTcaaaaataaattaattttatCCTCTCCCATCCTAAAATATATGTGAGTAATAACTAAACTGAAAAAATATACATATGTTACATGACATGCATGTGAGATCTCTAAATTGATAATTTTAAGTACATTCATATGGTGCCAACTTTGTAGTTTTTAATAGATAGTATATTATGAAAGAAATTAATGATCAAAATTTCATATATATTGGAGACCATGTAAAAAATAACTTTTACgctatatgtatgtatgtatgtatgtatgtatatatatatatatataaatgagTATGGTCATATACTCCATGTATGGTCATATAGTTAAAATATATACTATCATagatggtctagtatgatcacGTATATCTCGTACATACCTTTTATACCTTTTATTGGGTCAGATACGCcctacatcatgagatacatatGTAGAAGTAGCTACAAGCGCGTGCAGAATGgaattttcatatatatatatacacacacacacatacatactTGGACCGAGGGAGTACTACTTTACACAAACAAAAGTATAATTCTTGTTTTATAAACAACAAGATATATTATGGAATGGAGTACAGTAGTAATATATATCGGGATCAAGTGTGTTTGTTTGTACCCGAGAAATTTCCATGGTGAATACGATGACAAGAGCCACAGCAAGACAGATGATATCTCCAATGCAATGGCCCCCACAAGTAATATGTAAGATATGGTTATGTCAGCTGTCTTATAGTAGGTGTTCCCCTTGTGATCAAGCCTGGTGGATACAACAAACAGAACGAGGGCAATACTTGTTAGGGCAAATGTGGTCAGGCGGCAGCACGCTGCCATGAGGTTTCCTCCAAACTTGGTGTACAAGTGGTCGTAGATCAATGAGAGATGGATCTCAGCCAACTTGAATAACATGTCGTCCGTGTCTGAAGATCGACATCTCAAAAATATTTCTACAGATCCCCAAAATGATTCTGTTAAAGAAGTGGGAGCTGTGAGATAATCTTTCTTCGCTACGTCCATCAAGAAATCCAAGCTTAGGCTGAAGCCATTGGTGGCCAGCTCCATGACTCTCTCGAAATCTCTCTCTTGCTTATGTGAAATGATGCATGCTAGCTCGTGATTGTAATTAATCATTTCATACTTGATAAAGTTGCTGTTTTCCGACGACGACATCGATGATGTTGGCTGGGCTCTCTTGAGTGCCGCTATCCTCGCGGCATAGCTGGTCATCCCAGCGATGAACATGAGCGTCGTGGGAGCCACCAGCTGCTTGTCGCCTCCTCGCCACTGCCTGCACACGACATAGATGGCCAGCGACACCTGGGTGGCCAGGTTCAGAAGGTGACGCTTCCACAGCGCACAATCCTCCATGGAGAAGGCTGTGATGGTCTCCTGCCCGCCGAGGTGGAGCAGCAGGAATGGAGCCCAGAAGAGCACTATCTGGTGGCGCGGGTCATCACCCACAAGTAGCGTGAGGCGGCCGAGGAGGTAGACTGCCACAGTGTCCGCTGATAAGTAAGCGAGCCAGAGCAGCACGCTGAGCACGACGGAGCGGTACAGTTTCCGGAAGACGGcggagaagaggaggaagacCTGTAGGGAGAAGCTCACCAACACCAAGCATTGGATCTCCCAATCGTTCCACAGATTTTGTGCATGGGATACCAAGCTGCAGTTCAATAGATACATGCATATTTCAATAATTTACTTGCATGAGAagaagatataatatataatacTCTCTCCGTCCCAAAATATAATAACTCCTTTTTTAAGTTAAAAATTCTAACTATAAATAGCGTATAAATCAAAAAGAttgatcatgaaataaaatgatGTTACAATATGTAGGTTCTGAGAGGTACCAAAATTTTCAGTGTAAAATTTAGTACCTCTAGAGGTACCAAATTTACACTAAAAATTTTAGTACCTCTCAAATTTCTCTTGTGCTGAATTACCTGTGCTGATCCTGAGCCGCGGCGGGAGGGTAGCTCAACTCACGCCACCGCTGGTCGCAGACGCAGACTTGACTGTCCCTCAGCGTCCTCATCTCATCATACTATACAAACAAAATATACCAAGTACAGTTAGCAATACAGACAGAGGGCGCGCGATGTGATTCTAGCTAGTTCCGTTTATTTATGCTTCTTCGTTATTCTTTTCTTGCTTTGAAGCACAAGGTTGGAACGAATCCTTTTCTGCAAGCAGGGTGCAGGCCAGAACAGATTCTCTTTTGCTTTTGATTTGCTTGCGCAGTCATTAGAAGCGACGCATATGATTCGCCGTGGACGATGTACCTGCCGTCGCCGGCGAGGATGAGATCAGAACTGGGGCCGAGTTAATTTGTATTTTCAAGTTTGATTGTAATttccttttatttatttaacttTGTGGTTTTGCCCCTGTTTCGTTTAGAGGAGTTAACTGTGTTAGTTCAGCTAAAAAAGGACTAATTTCTCATGTCAATTTGTCCTTAGGATTTTAACCTCTATTTTCACACCAAATATTTG is a window of Panicum hallii strain FIL2 unplaced genomic scaffold, PHallii_v3.1 scaffold_412, whole genome shotgun sequence DNA encoding:
- the LOC112878693 gene encoding uncharacterized protein LOC112878693; translated protein: MRTLRDSQVCVCDQRWRELSYPPAAAQDQHSLVSHAQNLWNDWEIQCLVLVSFSLQVFLLFSAVFRKLYRSVVLSVLLWLAYLSADTVAVYLLGRLTLLVGDDPRHQIVLFWAPFLLLHLGGQETITAFSMEDCALWKRHLLNLATQVSLAIYVVCRQWRGGDKQLVAPTTLMFIAGMTSYAARIAALKRAQPTSSMSSSENSNFIKYEMINYNHELACIISHKQERDFERVMELATNGFSLSLDFLMDVAKKDYLTAPTSLTESFWGSVEIFLRCRSSDTDDMLFKLAEIHLSLIYDHLYTKFGGNLMAACCRLTTFALTSIALVLFVVSTRLDHKGNTYYKTADITISYILLVGAIALEISSVLLWLLSSYSPWKFLGTSSVADSVLYSIIKCLSRVESRVEWSGKMQQLNMVDWCIQERQTTAGWLEWMKRRVGIEGRACTKPVEVSADLKNLVLHKMLQTLDAISSRRSELDLTKFHGQWAQLWVYPHLFSQSRLPKVVQLVNNLIEVLGRTKKKKESSEAPQRAPEVSMFQDLGFVESVFLWHIVTELCLRDDQADTDTTPATATLDDQADTDTTTTTASSSSSSSKDYKLKSSIRELSNYVMYLLVKCKAMVTVYDIDSLNGIRRTLLNNLDIIIYQKVDGRPIQNIHDVVFSEANKISREFLRIGEEVGRWDMIAMVWVEMLCYIAFNCDAAFHTKQLCAGGEFVTHVKMLLVILNFSI